The segment CTGGGGCTGGAGAGTGGCTATGGAGTCCTCCCACAGGCGCTGCAGCTGGGAGGGCCGCCGCATACTCACGAAGCCCTCTGGGGAATTGGTGAAGTAGAAGGCCACGTAGTTGTTGAAGTAGGGGAAGTAGCCGAAGGGTTGGATCAGGAGTCCCCGCCATCCTCTACGCTGGTACTCCGCATACCGGGCGATCTCCGGCGTGTCCAACTCCGCCTCAATACCCACCTCCTGCAGGTACCGCTGAATGGCTACCGCGACATCCCGGGTGACGAAGGGAGCGGGGATAAGCCGGGTTCGGAACCCGTTGGGATATCCGGCCTGGGCCAGCAGCTCCTTGNNNNNNNNNNCGGGCGGGGTTGTAGGCGGGACGACGGTAGTCCTTCAGGGCCGCGGGGCTCTCCGGGTGCGCGATCTGATCCCAGGGTTCCCACAGGCCATACCCCAGGGCCCGGGCGAGGGAGGCCCGGTCGAAGGCGTACTGGAGGGCCTCCCGGACCCGCCGGTCCGCGAAGGGGGAGTCCTCGTTGGCGCTGTCCGGGATGAGCATGAGGATCCCCTGGTGGAGCCCCGAGAGCACTCGGA is part of the Armatimonadota bacterium genome and harbors:
- a CDS encoding ABC transporter substrate-binding protein; amino-acid sequence: RVLSGLHQGILMLIPDSANEDSPFADRRVREALQYAFDRASLARALGYGLWEPWDQIAHPESPAALKDYRRPAYNPAR